The following proteins are encoded in a genomic region of Leifsonia psychrotolerans:
- a CDS encoding GNAT family N-acetyltransferase: protein MQRRIATENDLDRVTETVHLAFLDDPVWSVALARPDGSTEHARDFWRQYVRGAQRYSTVFLVEGTEVGGGDEAAAVAVWLPPGGDELSDEHEAEIERIVREYLEPDAARALFLLWERFEAHHPHDEPHAYLSLLATHPTHRGRGIGQQLLAENLAHFDSAGIHSYLESTNPANNHRYERAGFARIGEFSAVLNEAPVTTMWRSAR, encoded by the coding sequence ATGCAGAGACGCATCGCAACCGAGAACGATCTTGACCGGGTGACCGAAACCGTGCACCTGGCCTTCCTCGACGATCCCGTCTGGAGTGTCGCGCTGGCGCGCCCCGACGGCTCGACCGAGCATGCCAGGGACTTTTGGCGGCAGTATGTGCGCGGTGCGCAGCGCTACTCGACCGTGTTCCTGGTCGAGGGCACCGAGGTCGGCGGCGGGGACGAGGCCGCTGCGGTGGCGGTGTGGCTGCCGCCGGGTGGCGACGAATTGTCGGATGAGCACGAGGCCGAGATCGAACGGATCGTGCGGGAGTATCTGGAACCCGATGCGGCACGGGCATTGTTTTTGCTGTGGGAGCGATTCGAGGCACACCATCCCCACGACGAGCCGCACGCGTATCTCAGTCTGCTCGCCACGCATCCGACGCATCGTGGCCGGGGGATTGGCCAGCAGCTCCTGGCCGAGAACCTTGCCCACTTCGATTCAGCGGGAATCCACTCGTATCTGGAGTCGACGAATCCAGCGAACAATCACCGCTATGAGCGTGCCGGTTTTGCCCGGATCGGCGAGTTCAGCGCCGTGCTGAACGAGGCCCCGGTCACGACCATGTGGCGGTCTGCCCGCTGA
- a CDS encoding sensor histidine kinase yields the protein MPPVLTALRHWLEPAVGALFFAFWVSAEIGRHHVGGELAVLLALSTALALSRVRPRSALLIVAGVLLLQLLGLLPPPESTTWPVYCGVLGVVFVATQNVKSPVQWYALALGIPVAGAVALLMVLHGWTSWIGDTQPLRYALLLIGAVALGLYAGAWAAGIAVRLNVTQLRGSALLRKTATELGMAEVELLIGRERDRIAREVHDVLAHSLAVVLAQADGARFIAESRPEATREALHAISDAARSALVDVRTFIEGLREEPGDEPQPSLADLDPLIARLAGAGMQVGVTHFGPAKPLTPAQELAVFRIVQECLTNALRHAGDQATTQISFDWRGPGLAFTVTSTGTASAPTPPPPTRVGHGIRGMKDRARLAGGWLTAGQAEGPDDDFLVTVFIPAGADLQPEVDSEWVSELRAEAGATAGALNPADDRLSVTA from the coding sequence ATGCCTCCCGTACTCACCGCCTTGCGCCACTGGCTCGAACCCGCCGTCGGTGCCCTCTTTTTTGCATTCTGGGTGTCAGCCGAAATCGGGCGTCACCATGTGGGCGGGGAGCTCGCAGTCCTACTCGCTCTCTCGACGGCGCTGGCTCTCAGCCGGGTGCGCCCGCGCTCGGCTCTGCTCATCGTCGCCGGCGTGCTGCTCCTGCAGCTGCTCGGATTGCTGCCGCCGCCCGAGTCGACCACGTGGCCTGTCTATTGCGGAGTCCTCGGTGTTGTCTTCGTCGCCACCCAGAACGTGAAGTCCCCGGTGCAGTGGTACGCCCTCGCCCTCGGCATTCCGGTGGCCGGTGCCGTGGCGCTCCTGATGGTGCTCCATGGCTGGACCTCGTGGATCGGTGACACCCAGCCCCTGCGGTACGCGCTTCTGCTCATCGGCGCCGTGGCCCTCGGCCTCTACGCCGGCGCCTGGGCCGCGGGCATCGCGGTGCGACTCAACGTCACACAGCTGCGGGGCAGCGCGCTGCTGCGCAAAACCGCGACCGAGCTGGGTATGGCCGAGGTCGAACTACTGATCGGCCGCGAGCGCGACCGCATCGCCCGCGAGGTTCACGACGTACTCGCCCACTCGCTCGCGGTGGTGCTCGCCCAGGCCGACGGCGCCCGCTTCATCGCCGAGTCGCGGCCCGAGGCCACGCGTGAAGCGTTGCATGCGATTTCGGATGCCGCCCGATCGGCCCTGGTCGACGTGCGCACGTTCATCGAGGGCCTGCGTGAGGAGCCTGGCGACGAACCCCAGCCCAGCCTGGCCGATCTCGACCCGCTCATCGCCCGCCTGGCCGGCGCAGGAATGCAGGTCGGCGTGACACACTTCGGGCCTGCCAAACCACTCACCCCGGCGCAGGAGCTGGCCGTGTTTCGGATCGTGCAGGAGTGCTTGACCAACGCGCTGCGGCACGCCGGGGACCAGGCCACAACCCAGATCTCGTTCGATTGGCGCGGGCCGGGGCTTGCCTTCACGGTCACGTCCACGGGTACGGCGTCCGCCCCGACACCACCCCCGCCCACCCGGGTGGGGCACGGCATCCGGGGCATGAAGGATCGCGCACGACTGGCCGGCGGCTGGCTGACCGCGGGGCAGGCGGAGGGGCCCGACGACGACTTCTTGGTGACCGTGTTCATTCCGGCCGGGGCCGACCTTCAGCCGGAGGTCGACTCGGAGTGGGTGTCTGAGCTGCGCGCCGAGGCCGGTGCCACAGCCGGTGCACTCAACCCAGCAGATGACCGACTGAGCGTGACCGCATGA
- a CDS encoding alpha/beta hydrolase: MSPTEPETAPALADWERAEIEKANASGLVPVVFVHGLWLLSSSWQKWRELFEANGYATLAPGWPDDPTTVAEAREHPEVFAHKMVQQVTDHYLAAIAELTRQPAVIGHSFGGLIAQKIAGEGVAAVTVAIDSAPFKGVLPLPLSALKSASPVLEHPTNAGKGVALTFEQFTYGWANNLEEAEARELFDSYHVPAAGAPLFQAATANFNPFGGETKVDSKNPERGPLLIISGEHDHTVPPAITNAMYKIQAKNPGVTEEVTIRGRGHSLTIDHGWREVADEALAFVQQYTVS; encoded by the coding sequence ATGAGCCCCACCGAACCCGAAACCGCCCCAGCGCTCGCCGACTGGGAGCGTGCCGAAATTGAGAAGGCGAATGCATCTGGCTTGGTGCCGGTCGTGTTCGTGCATGGGCTCTGGCTTCTCTCCAGCAGCTGGCAGAAGTGGCGGGAGCTGTTCGAGGCGAACGGATACGCCACCCTCGCGCCCGGCTGGCCGGATGACCCGACCACGGTCGCCGAGGCGCGGGAACACCCCGAGGTCTTCGCGCACAAGATGGTGCAGCAAGTGACCGATCACTACCTGGCGGCCATCGCCGAACTGACCCGGCAACCCGCCGTGATCGGCCATTCCTTCGGCGGGCTGATTGCGCAGAAGATCGCCGGTGAGGGGGTGGCGGCCGTCACCGTGGCGATCGACAGCGCGCCATTCAAGGGGGTGCTGCCGCTGCCGCTGTCGGCCTTGAAGTCGGCATCGCCGGTGCTGGAGCATCCGACGAATGCGGGCAAGGGCGTGGCGCTCACGTTCGAGCAGTTCACCTACGGCTGGGCGAACAACCTCGAGGAGGCGGAGGCGCGGGAGCTGTTCGACAGCTATCACGTGCCCGCTGCCGGAGCTCCGCTGTTTCAAGCGGCCACGGCGAACTTCAACCCGTTCGGTGGGGAAACGAAGGTGGACTCGAAGAATCCCGAGCGCGGGCCGTTGCTGATCATCAGTGGTGAGCATGACCACACTGTCCCGCCGGCGATCACGAATGCGATGTACAAGATTCAGGCAAAGAACCCCGGGGTGACCGAGGAGGTGACGATTCGGGGCCGTGGGCACTCGCTCACCATCGACCACGGCTGGCGAGAGGTCGCCGACGAGGCCCTCGCCTTCGTGCAGCAGTACACGGTGAGCTAA
- a CDS encoding transglycosylase domain-containing protein, with the protein MSTNGRTAPGVIGGILGFVGMSAVAGVLATVIVVPGIALSSMAATSVITVFENLPDYLAIDQLSQKSNIYATQNDGTPILMASFYDQNRVEVSTAEISQFVKDAAVAGEDPRFYEHGGIDLEGTVKGAVQTLATGDTRGGSSITQQYVKNVLVQKCETKSVTDEEIQACYLEATETTADRKVKEMRLAIGLEKKFPKNDILRQYLNIAGFGGTVYGVEAAASYYFNTTAAAVTLPQAASLVAIVNNPSKFQLDYPNSESNGAENGYAANKDRRDYILGEMLKYKKITPAEFDAAIATPIEPIITEPSTGCQTAGVNAFFCDYVTHILKNDPAFGPDEDSRVLNFKRGGYNVYSSLDLDLQNAAVSALDSNVPKTFDGWDVGGVIVSVQVGSGRVLAMTQNKDYSQDPEVQATGANYTGINYNTDYGYGGSSGFQPGSTYKVFTLAEWLKEGHSLNERVDSRRKSDWGTFQDSCDGPQSYGSNFAPKNDSGESGTNYSALESTQQSINTGFVGMAKKLDLCGIGKTAQSFGVHRANGDPLKHSAATVLGTEEIAPLTMAIAFAGIANKGVTCSPIAIDRIVGPDGAELPIPASTCTQSVEPPVAAGMTYAMQRALSGGTGRESYRATSPTVPMIGKTGTTDGNKDTWMSGASTQVATVAGVISLTGDINQRGTYFDSGQAATARHRMWPIVMSAANAKYGGEAFPEASSSVLNAVQIPVPDLRGTSKSEAKSLLEAAGFYYADGGVVDSEMPAGTVASTDPAGGTNAGRGSSITVYESNGSLVALPDVVGADTNTALGQLSSFAVDKKNKKVSKAEQNGKVISMSPAAGTPVKPGSTVTLIIGKFDD; encoded by the coding sequence ATGTCTACGAACGGTCGCACGGCACCCGGCGTCATCGGGGGAATTCTTGGTTTCGTCGGAATGAGCGCCGTCGCGGGCGTGCTGGCCACCGTCATCGTGGTTCCCGGAATCGCACTCTCCAGCATGGCTGCCACCAGCGTCATCACCGTTTTTGAGAACTTGCCCGACTACTTGGCCATCGACCAGCTCTCGCAGAAGAGCAACATTTATGCCACACAAAACGACGGCACGCCCATTCTGATGGCCTCGTTCTACGACCAGAACCGCGTCGAGGTCTCGACCGCTGAGATCAGTCAGTTTGTGAAGGATGCCGCTGTCGCAGGCGAGGATCCGCGCTTCTACGAGCACGGCGGAATCGACCTCGAAGGAACCGTCAAGGGTGCCGTGCAAACCCTCGCCACCGGCGACACCCGTGGAGGGTCGTCGATCACGCAACAGTACGTGAAGAACGTGCTTGTGCAGAAGTGCGAAACCAAATCGGTCACTGACGAGGAGATCCAAGCCTGCTACCTCGAAGCGACCGAGACCACCGCCGACCGCAAGGTCAAAGAGATGCGGCTCGCCATTGGCCTCGAGAAGAAGTTCCCGAAAAATGATATTTTGCGCCAATACCTGAACATCGCGGGATTCGGCGGAACCGTTTACGGCGTCGAAGCCGCGGCGAGCTACTACTTCAACACCACCGCGGCCGCGGTCACCCTGCCCCAGGCGGCCAGCCTGGTCGCAATTGTGAACAACCCGTCGAAGTTTCAGCTTGACTATCCGAACAGCGAAAGCAACGGCGCCGAGAACGGTTACGCCGCGAATAAGGATCGTCGGGACTACATCCTGGGCGAAATGCTGAAATACAAGAAGATCACTCCGGCCGAGTTCGACGCCGCGATCGCGACTCCGATCGAGCCGATCATCACCGAACCGAGCACGGGCTGCCAAACGGCGGGCGTCAACGCGTTCTTCTGCGACTACGTTACCCATATTTTGAAGAACGACCCCGCGTTCGGCCCCGACGAAGACAGCCGTGTGCTCAACTTCAAGCGCGGCGGCTACAACGTCTACAGTTCGCTCGACCTCGATCTGCAGAACGCCGCCGTCTCAGCGTTGGACTCAAACGTTCCGAAAACCTTTGACGGCTGGGATGTCGGTGGGGTGATTGTCAGCGTTCAGGTCGGCAGCGGCCGCGTGCTCGCAATGACCCAGAACAAGGATTACAGCCAAGACCCCGAAGTGCAGGCGACCGGCGCGAACTACACCGGCATCAACTACAACACCGATTACGGCTACGGCGGCTCGAGTGGTTTCCAGCCCGGCTCCACCTACAAGGTTTTCACCCTGGCCGAATGGTTGAAGGAAGGTCATTCGCTCAACGAACGCGTGGACTCCCGCCGCAAGAGCGATTGGGGAACATTCCAGGACAGCTGCGACGGCCCGCAAAGCTACGGCAGCAATTTCGCTCCGAAGAACGACTCCGGTGAGTCCGGCACCAACTACAGCGCCCTCGAATCGACTCAGCAATCCATCAACACCGGCTTTGTCGGCATGGCCAAAAAGCTCGACCTCTGCGGCATCGGCAAAACGGCCCAGTCATTCGGCGTGCACCGCGCGAACGGAGACCCGTTGAAGCACAGCGCAGCGACGGTGCTCGGCACCGAAGAGATCGCACCGCTGACCATGGCGATCGCATTTGCCGGAATCGCAAACAAGGGTGTCACCTGTAGCCCGATCGCCATCGACCGCATCGTCGGCCCCGACGGTGCCGAGCTGCCGATTCCAGCGTCCACCTGCACTCAGTCTGTCGAACCGCCCGTTGCCGCCGGGATGACCTACGCAATGCAGCGTGCGCTGTCCGGTGGAACGGGCCGAGAATCGTACCGAGCGACATCCCCCACCGTGCCCATGATCGGCAAGACCGGGACCACAGACGGCAATAAGGACACCTGGATGAGCGGCGCCAGCACCCAGGTCGCCACCGTCGCCGGCGTGATCAGCCTCACCGGCGACATCAATCAGCGCGGCACCTACTTCGACAGCGGACAGGCCGCCACGGCCCGCCACCGCATGTGGCCCATCGTGATGAGCGCTGCCAACGCCAAGTACGGCGGGGAAGCGTTCCCCGAGGCGTCGTCGAGCGTGCTCAATGCGGTGCAGATTCCGGTGCCCGACCTGCGTGGCACGTCAAAATCCGAGGCCAAGTCACTTCTCGAGGCGGCAGGGTTCTACTACGCCGACGGTGGCGTCGTCGACTCCGAGATGCCCGCCGGCACCGTCGCCAGCACCGACCCCGCCGGGGGGACGAACGCCGGCCGAGGTTCTTCGATCACGGTCTATGAGAGCAACGGCTCGCTCGTAGCGCTTCCGGATGTTGTCGGTGCCGACACCAATACCGCCCTCGGTCAACTGAGCAGTTTCGCCGTAGACAAAAAGAACAAGAAGGTCTCGAAAGCCGAACAGAACGGCAAGGTCATCTCAATGTCACCGGCTGCCGGAACGCCGGTGAAACCCGGCAGCACGGTCACGCTGATCATCGGCAAGTTTGACGACTGA